In Mauremys mutica isolate MM-2020 ecotype Southern chromosome 16, ASM2049712v1, whole genome shotgun sequence, one DNA window encodes the following:
- the HIC2 gene encoding hypermethylated in cancer 2 protein yields MELPNHAKQLLLQLNQQRAKGFLCDVIIVVENALFRAHKNILAASSMYFKSLVLHDNLINLDTDMVNPTVFRQILDFIYTGKLLTTDQPGEQNFNALLTAASYLQLHDLAALCRKKLKRNGRSFAGRAGGSSVGRPPRSQRLSTTSVIQTRYSGSTEGMKGSHSKELPKGKVSDDEIFISSSNQENSHSLSRGASKNGGSANGSSGDQELGLDLSKKSPSLPTAASQDDTQHSESQHGSPQSASAPAANSASSFDESAAGAPQSAADSSEPMEMDMNEESHSLAESGQRKSLRHSARKKEWIKKDNAFDRKEGGKGGEEGEGLPNGILVGPLSKSTERNLSNAYGPEQAFQCKEEIENGKEMSDDSGQSECESGGHTSANYVYRQEGFEPVAYGDNLYVCIPCGKGFPSSEQLNAHVETHTEEDLYIKEEGTYGGKEEAEDLSNPNQPYAAESRPFKCSVCEKSYKDPATLRQHEKTHWLTRPFPCNICGKMFTQRGTMTRHMRSHLGLKPFACEECGMRFTRQYRLTEHMRVHSGEKPYECQLCGGKFTQQRNLISHLRMHTSPT; encoded by the coding sequence ATGGAACTGCCAAATCATGCCAAACAACTGCTACTGCAGCTGAACCAGCAAAGAGCCAAAGGTTTCCTCTGTGATGTGATTATTGTGGTAGAAAATGCCCTGTTTCGTGCCCACAAGAACATCCTGGCAGCCAGCAGCATGTATTTCAAATCCCTCGTCCTGCATGACAACCTGATTAACTTAGACACGGACATGGTGAACCCCACTGTGTTCCGACAGATCTTGGACTTTATTTATACTGGGAAGCTCTTAACGACTGACCAGCCTGGTGAACAGAACTTTAATGCTCTCCTCACCGCAGCAAGCTACCTCCAACTGCACGACCTGGCAGCTCTCTGCAGGAAGAAACTGAAGCGGAATGGGAGGTCTTTCGCTGGCagggccggcggctccagtgttGGGAGACCCCCCAGGAGTCAGAGGCTTTCTACCACTTCAGTCATCCAAACTCGTTATTCAGGGTCAACTGAGGGCATGAAGGGCTCGCACTCAAAGGAGCTGCCAAAGGGAAAGGTCTCTGACGATGAGATCTTCATCAGCAGCTCTAACCAAGAGAACTCTCACTCCTTAAGCAGGGGAGCCAGCAAGAACGGTGGCAGTGCAAATGGAAGCAGTGGCGACCAGGAGCTCGGCCTCGACCTGTCCAAAAAAAGCCCGtcgctccccacagcagcctcccAGGACGACACACAGCACAGCGAAAGCCAGCACGGCTCTCCCCAATCTGCCTCAGCCCCCGCAGCCAACAGTGCCTCATCATTCGACGAGTCTGCAGCCGGAGCCCCCCAGAGTGCAGCAGACAGCAGTGAGCCCATGGAGATGGACATGAACGAGGAGAGCCACTCCCTGGCGGAGAGCGGCCAGCGCAAGAGCCTCCGGCACTCGGCACGCAAGAAGGAGTGGATCAAGAAAGACAATGCTTTTGACCGGAAAGAGGGGGGCAAAGGTGGTGAGGAAGGCGAGGGGCTGCCCAATGGCATCCTGGTGGGTCCCTTGTCCAAGTCGACTGAGCGGAACCTGAGCAACGCCTATGGCCCGGAGCAGGCGTTCCAGTGCAAAGAGGAGATAGAAAACGGCAAGGAGATGAGTGATGACAGCGGACAGAGCGAGTGTGAGAGCGGGGGGCACACCAGCGCCAACTACGTCTAccggcaggaggggtttgagcctGTGGCCTACGGTGACAACCTGTATGTCTGCATCCCCTGCGGCAAGGGCTTTCCCAGCTCCGAGCAGCTCAACGCCCACGTGGAGACGCACACCGAGGAAGACCTCTACATCAAGGAGGAAGGCACGTACGGTGGCAAGGAGGAAGCTGAAGATTTGTCCAACCCTAACCAGCCCTACGCTGCAGAATCCCGGCCCTTTAAGTGTTCAGTATGTGAGAAGAGCTACAAGGATCCAGCCACTCTGCGGCAACATGAGAAGACTCACTGGCTGACACGGCCCTTCCCTTGCAACATCTGCGGCAAGATGTTCACGCAGCGGGGCACCATGACACGGCACATGCGCAGCCATTTAGGGCTCAAGCCCTTTGCTTGCGAGGAATGCGGGATGCGCTTTACCCGGCAGTACCGACTGACAGAGCATATGCGGGTCCACTCAGGAGAAAAACCCTACGAATGTCAACTGTGTGGTGGGAAATTCACCCAGCAGCGCAATCTGATCAGCCACCTGCGAATGCATACCTCTCCCACATAA